The Wolbachia endosymbiont of Ctenocephalides felis wCfeT genome includes a region encoding these proteins:
- the pgsA gene encoding CDP-diacylglycerol--glycerol-3-phosphate 3-phosphatidyltransferase: MLKKNLPNLLTISRVLAMPAIILSFYIQGKYASLITILIFAFACITDFFDGYLARAWKVQSKFGRLFDPIADKLIVVSTIIMLIYKQKINGYTIIPAIVIICREILVSGLREFLISINVSLPVSNAGKIKTFLQMIAVVVLIVDNYETTQYIGMACLWIAAVLTIWSCYDYVYASMKQIN; encoded by the coding sequence ATGCTTAAGAAAAATTTGCCTAATTTGCTGACAATCTCTCGGGTGCTTGCAATGCCAGCAATAATATTAAGCTTTTATATACAAGGCAAGTATGCAAGTTTGATAACAATATTAATCTTTGCATTTGCATGCATTACAGACTTCTTTGATGGCTATTTAGCGCGTGCATGGAAGGTTCAATCAAAATTTGGTAGATTATTTGACCCAATTGCTGATAAATTAATAGTAGTTTCAACAATAATCATGTTGATTTATAAACAAAAGATCAACGGTTACACAATCATACCAGCCATTGTCATTATTTGCAGAGAAATATTAGTTTCAGGCTTACGAGAATTTTTGATATCAATAAATGTGAGTTTACCTGTAAGCAATGCTGGAAAGATCAAGACATTCCTACAAATGATTGCTGTGGTAGTACTGATAGTAGATAACTATGAAACAACACAGTATATAGGAATGGCTTGTTTGTGGATTGCAGCAGTTCTCACTATATGGTCATGTTATGATTATGTTTATGCCAGTATGAAACAGATTAACTAG
- the folD gene encoding bifunctional methylenetetrahydrofolate dehydrogenase/methenyltetrahydrofolate cyclohydrolase FolD, with the protein MAIIIDGKKIANDLCQELSHKIDILKKEHNIFPCLKVILVGSNPASQVYVRNKQKKAESIGISSETIVLPDDIPENELIKKIDELNKDPSVHGILVQLPLPNHINASRIINSVNVEKDVDGFHDENVGKLVKGEKNCLVPCTPKCSLYLIKSIEENLSGKNAVVIGRSNIVGKPMFHLLLQENCTVTILHSKSTNLAEYCSKADIVVAAVGKPNFVQAEWIKEGAIVIDVGINSVNIGGQNKLIGDVEFEGAKKKVKAITPVPGGVGPMTIAFLMMNTVTAACLQNEVDLSV; encoded by the coding sequence GTGGCAATTATCATTGATGGCAAAAAAATAGCAAATGATCTCTGTCAGGAATTATCACATAAAATTGATATTTTAAAAAAAGAACACAATATTTTCCCGTGTCTTAAAGTCATTCTTGTGGGTAGCAACCCAGCAAGTCAAGTGTATGTTCGCAATAAACAAAAAAAAGCAGAATCTATAGGTATAAGTTCTGAAACCATTGTTTTACCTGATGATATTCCAGAAAATGAACTAATTAAAAAAATTGATGAATTAAATAAAGATCCATCTGTGCATGGCATTTTAGTGCAATTACCTTTACCAAACCACATCAATGCAAGTAGAATAATTAATTCAGTAAATGTGGAAAAGGACGTAGACGGTTTTCATGATGAAAATGTTGGTAAACTAGTAAAAGGTGAAAAAAATTGCCTCGTACCTTGCACTCCTAAATGTTCTTTGTATTTAATTAAATCAATTGAAGAAAATCTCTCTGGTAAAAATGCAGTAGTGATTGGTAGATCAAATATTGTTGGTAAACCAATGTTTCATCTACTACTCCAAGAAAATTGCACTGTCACTATTTTGCATTCAAAAAGCACAAATTTAGCTGAATATTGCTCTAAAGCAGATATAGTAGTTGCAGCAGTTGGAAAACCGAATTTTGTTCAAGCAGAGTGGATAAAGGAAGGTGCAATAGTAATTGATGTTGGCATAAACAGCGTCAATATAGGAGGACAAAATAAGCTTATAGGTGATGTTGAATTTGAAGGAGCAAAAAAGAAGGTAAAAGCTATTACACCAGTTCCAGGTGGTGTTGGTCCCATGACTATAGCATTCCTAATGATGAACACTGTTACTGCTGCTTGCCTGCAGAATGAAGTGGATTTAAGTGTATAG
- a CDS encoding UbiX family flavin prenyltransferase: MSDRIVIGISGASGSIYGVRILEALKDTQYEAHLVISSAGKITIAHELSKKFEDVTLLADFYYPEEKIGEKIASGSFKTAGMIIAPCSMKTMSEIASGVTSNLLTRAADVTLKERRKLILMVRESPLHLGHLNNMLKLTEMGAIIAPPVPAFYTKPESLDDIINHSIGKVLDLFDIKLPNFKEWQGV, translated from the coding sequence GTGAGTGATAGAATTGTAATTGGAATAAGTGGAGCATCAGGTTCCATTTACGGTGTACGTATTTTAGAGGCATTAAAAGATACTCAATACGAGGCGCATTTAGTAATTAGCAGTGCTGGAAAGATTACTATAGCCCATGAATTATCAAAAAAATTTGAAGATGTCACATTACTTGCAGACTTTTATTACCCTGAAGAAAAGATAGGAGAGAAGATAGCAAGTGGCTCATTTAAAACTGCAGGAATGATTATTGCTCCATGCTCTATGAAAACAATGTCTGAAATTGCATCTGGTGTTACTTCCAATCTTCTTACAAGAGCTGCAGATGTAACCCTTAAGGAAAGAAGAAAGCTAATTCTAATGGTGCGAGAGTCACCACTACATCTTGGACACTTAAACAATATGCTAAAATTAACAGAAATGGGAGCCATAATTGCTCCACCAGTTCCTGCGTTTTATACTAAGCCAGAATCACTTGACGATATTATCAATCATTCTATTGGAAAAGTATTGGATTTGTTTGACATAAAGTTACCTAACTTCAAAGAGTGGCAAGGAGTATAG
- a CDS encoding DUF2312 domain-containing protein, with the protein MEETVKITADELRGYIERIEKLEQEKKDVQDHIRDVYAKAADEGWDTKVMKQVVRLRKMDDDDREEQEILLDTYKRALGMSGEEELLSE; encoded by the coding sequence ATGGAAGAAACAGTCAAAATAACAGCTGATGAACTAAGGGGTTATATAGAAAGAATTGAAAAGCTTGAGCAAGAAAAAAAGGATGTGCAAGATCACATTCGTGATGTATATGCCAAAGCTGCAGATGAAGGTTGGGATACAAAAGTTATGAAACAAGTTGTCAGGCTAAGGAAAATGGATGACGATGACAGGGAAGAACAGGAGATATTGCTTGATACCTACAAACGTGCATTAGGAATGAGTGGTGAAGAAGAATTGTTAAGTGAGTGA
- a CDS encoding HlyC/CorC family transporter — MDWLLISVLSVILILLILSFLFSGAEIGLTSISRSRVNKLKLDGNKKAKIIDNLLNKKELTIGTILLGNTVINIACSALFTAIFINFFGNDGIFISTIIMTFCILLFCEVLPKTYAIQNPEKFSSFSAYFILFFVKVFSPLTLAVQFIVNLILKLFRLHKNREVISAADAMRNMISLHRTEGTMLPQDLDMLSSILDLAETEISEIMIHRKNLFSLDISQNSEDLIKNILTSRHSRIPLWQEEPEKIIGVVHVKDLINALREKNNKIEEVDITKVMSEPCFLPESTPLSVQLHNFRKNRKHLAFVIDEYGALQGIVTLEDILEEIVGEISDEHDAITENFVKEVSDNVYHIEGESTIRDVNRQLHWNLPNEEATTLAGMIVNEIERIPDEGEEFFLYGFNFKILKKDKNAITIVEVQVKSDNTVTSD; from the coding sequence ATGGATTGGCTATTGATCTCTGTTTTATCAGTAATTCTTATCTTACTGATTTTGTCATTTTTATTTTCAGGAGCAGAAATAGGTCTAACCTCAATTAGTCGCTCAAGAGTTAATAAATTAAAGCTAGATGGTAATAAAAAAGCAAAAATAATAGATAATTTATTAAACAAAAAAGAACTAACAATAGGGACAATATTGCTCGGTAATACAGTTATTAATATAGCTTGTTCTGCCTTATTTACAGCAATATTTATAAATTTCTTTGGAAATGATGGCATCTTTATATCAACAATTATAATGACGTTTTGTATCTTGTTGTTTTGTGAAGTATTGCCAAAAACTTATGCTATACAAAACCCTGAGAAGTTTTCGTCATTTTCTGCTTATTTTATATTATTTTTCGTAAAGGTCTTTTCTCCACTGACTTTAGCAGTTCAATTTATTGTCAATCTTATTCTAAAATTATTCAGGCTGCATAAAAATAGAGAGGTGATATCTGCAGCAGACGCAATGCGTAATATGATCTCTTTACATCGCACTGAAGGGACTATGTTACCACAGGATCTGGATATGCTAAGCAGCATACTTGACCTAGCTGAAACAGAAATATCAGAAATCATGATTCACAGGAAAAATTTGTTTTCTCTTGATATCAGTCAAAACAGTGAGGATTTAATAAAAAATATTTTAACTAGTCGCCATAGCAGAATTCCCTTGTGGCAAGAAGAACCAGAAAAAATTATAGGTGTAGTGCATGTAAAAGATCTAATAAATGCCTTGCGTGAAAAAAATAATAAAATTGAGGAAGTTGATATCACAAAAGTTATGTCAGAGCCTTGCTTTTTGCCAGAAAGTACTCCTCTTAGCGTGCAACTTCACAATTTCCGTAAAAATAGAAAGCACCTTGCATTTGTTATTGATGAATATGGAGCACTACAGGGAATCGTAACTCTTGAGGATATCTTAGAAGAAATAGTTGGAGAAATTTCCGATGAACATGATGCAATCACAGAAAACTTTGTGAAAGAAGTATCTGATAATGTATATCACATTGAAGGAGAATCTACAATTAGAGACGTAAATAGGCAGTTACACTGGAATCTTCCGAATGAAGAAGCTACAACCTTAGCAGGTATGATTGTAAATGAGATAGAACGTATTCCTGATGAAGGTGAAGAATTTTTCCTTTATGGTTTTAATTTTAAAATTTTAAAAAAAGATAAAAATGCCATAACTATTGTTGAAGTGCAAGTCAAAAGTGATAATACTGTTACTAGCGATTAA
- a CDS encoding GH25 family lysozyme, whose amino-acid sequence MNTLKKANFNPNSDRLAVSSTTGICSKPDQEKCDKPTEHSNQERAEKLAFLLSELKETGYDPIVYASPKTWNDYYVTGEHNFSSYPLWVAHWTNSDKPMIPKDWKDAGKSYDYWNNTCDGTVDGISGKVCLDRTQDDRKDILQKIAQEFSKVKDSTLDISLDFENIENYLN is encoded by the coding sequence ATTAATACTCTTAAAAAAGCAAATTTTAACCCAAACTCCGACAGACTTGCAGTTAGCTCCACTACAGGTATTTGTAGCAAGCCTGACCAAGAAAAATGCGATAAACCCACGGAACACTCCAACCAAGAAAGAGCAGAAAAGCTCGCTTTTTTATTATCAGAGCTAAAAGAAACAGGATATGACCCAATCGTGTATGCTTCGCCAAAAACTTGGAATGATTACTATGTAACAGGAGAACATAACTTTTCTAGTTATCCACTGTGGGTTGCTCACTGGACAAATTCTGACAAACCGATGATACCGAAAGACTGGAAAGATGCAGGCAAAAGCTATGACTATTGGAATAATACTTGCGATGGTACAGTAGATGGAATATCTGGTAAAGTATGCCTAGATAGGACTCAGGATGACCGTAAAGATATACTCCAAAAAATAGCTCAAGAATTTAGCAAAGTTAAAGACAGTACATTAGATATATCTC